CCGCGCCATACTCCGAGGCAAAGAGCCGGATCCCTGCAAAGCCAAGGTCAGGCGCTGCAAGTAGGACTCCTGTTCCGAGGGGTTCACGGATCACTCCAAGGATAGTAAGCGCCAGGGTGAATCCAATCCCCATCCCGAGGCCGTCCATGAGAGAGGCCGCGGGGCCGTTCTTGTAGGCAAATGCCTCGGCTCTTGCAAGGATGATGCAGTTCACGACGATCAGCGGCACAAACACACCCAGCACCTTGTGGAGTTCGGGCAGGTAGGCTGCCATCGATAGATCCACGATGGTGACAAATGTGGCAATGACCACGATGAAGCACGGGATTCGGATCTCATCCGGGATTGCCTTCCGGATGAGGGATATTATCAGGTTCGATCCCACCAGCACGAATGTGGCAGCGATTCCCATTCCGATTCCGTTTGATACGGCAATCGACGCCGCCATCGTGGGGCACATGCCAAGGAGCAGCCTGAACGTGGGGTTCTCCTTATAGATTCCGTTGGTGAACGCCTGAAGTGGACTTACACTCACCTTGCAGCACCTCCAGCGAAGCCGAGGGTTGACACGAGATTGCGGGCGGTATTCACGCCAGCAACCACTCCCCTCGACGAAATCGTGGCGCCGGATATGGCCTGGATTTCGCCGCCATCCTTGCTGACGGCAAGTGCAGCGGAAGAGGCCCCCTTGCCGATGAACTGCTCCTGAAAGCCGAGATTGGTGATCTTGGCGCCTAGGCCAGGCGTTTCACCGTGGCTGAGCACTTGAAGCCCGCTCACCGAGCGGTCAGCCTTCACGCCAACCAGAAGAGTGATCTTGCCTCCGTATCCGGAGGCAGCAAGCTTGGCGACTATGCCTTCAACTGACCCGCCCACCGACCCGGTGTACACAGCTTCAACATCAGCGAAGCTCTTATCCTCCCGGATAGCTGAAAGATCCACCTCCGGAAGCTCAGCGAAATCTTCAGCTGATGGAAGGACTGTCTTCATCGACTGCGCGATTTCCTTGGCTCTGCGCTCATCGATTATCTTGCTGGTTATCCCATACACGTAAGCTAGCGAGCCGCCGGACACTGCGCAGATCAGCATGAGGATCAGGCCTAGTCTGAGAGTGTCACGCACGTGCCTTCACCTCCCCGAAACGCCTCGGCCGCGCGAATCTGTCGATGAGCGGCACCGCAGCATTCATGATAAGTATGGAGTAGGCGACGCCCTCTGGATACCCGCCGAAGAGCCTGATGAGCGCTGTTAGCACACCACAGCCAATCCCGAAGATCGCCTGGCCCTTGGGATTGAGCGGAGATGTGACGTAATCGGTGGCCATGAAGAATGCTCCGAGGATGAGCCCGCCCGACAGCACGTGAAACAGTGGATCCTGCCCATAGAGGGAGGTTATGACTGCCACGGTTGCGATGTAGAACATGGGGATCCTCAGGGAGATCTCCTCGCGCCATAGAAGGTAAACCGCGCCTATAAGCAGTGCAAGGGCCGAGGTCTCACCGAGCGAACCTGCTGCATTTCCCATGAACAGCGGCAAATACAGCTTGCTTGCGGATGTAGCCCCGATCTCCCCCATCTTCAGCAGTGTAAGGGGAGTAGCGGTAGACATGGCATCGAAACCGCGGGCCCAGATGGCGCCGTTGGCAGAGGCGGGCCAAACATAACCCGTGGTGGCCATCGCCGACCACGCAGCCACTGCAAAAGCGCGCCCCATGAGCGCCGGATTGAACAGGTTGTAGCCAAGCCCTCCGAAAAGGACTTTTACCACGCCGATGCCAAAGAACCCGGCGAGTATCGGCACCCATACAGGCACATGAGGAGGCAGGACCATCGCGATGAGGAGCCCAGTGACTACTGCGCTCCAATCACCGATTGTCACGGTCCTGTGCGTTAGCTTCTCTAGGATGAACTCGGCAGCCACTGCCGCTGCGATGCTGCATACGATGGAGAGAGCTGCCTGCCAGCCAAAGTAGTGCACAGCCGCGACAGACGCCGGTAGGAGCGCAATGACTACATCCCGCATTATGGTTGGAGTATCGAGCCCCGCCCTGATGTGCGGCGCAGGCGATACGATCAGCATTGAGTCTGCCATCACTTCGCCCTCCGTTCCTTGGCAGCCTGCCTGCGAACGCCGATTTCGAACTTCGCCCGCTTGATCGACTGCACCAGATTCCGGCGGGACGGGCACTCGTAGCTGCACACACCACATTCAATGCAGTCCATGGCGTGGCAGGCTTCTGCCTGATCCCATATCCCAGAGTCACTCCACTGATGAAGCACTGCCGGTTCAAGACCCATGGGGCATGCTTCAATGCATCGCCCGCACCTTATGCATGGCATGGGCTCGTACACGCGCGCCTCCGCCCGACTCAGGGCCAGGATCCCCGAGCAGCCCTTGGAAGTGGGCACATCAGGCGACGACACTGCCATGCCCATCATCGGTCCGCCGAAGATGAGCTTGGCGGGCTCACCCACAAAGCCCCCGCACTGCTCGATGAGTTCGCCTGCGGAGGTCCCGATCTTGACCAGAAGGTTCGCAGGGTGGGCAATCGCAGAGCCTGTGATCGTGACCACTCTCTCGATCAACGGCAGACCGCGATCAAACCTATCGGCAACGGAAACCGCAGTCGCGGCGTTGTTCACGACCACACCCACATGGAACGGAAGGCAGCCAGGCGGCACGTCTCGGCCAAGCGTCGACTTGATCAGCTGCTTCTCAGAACCCTGAGGGTATCTGGTTCTCAACGACACAACTTCAACTCCGGGCGCCTTTGATGCGGCCTTGGTCATTGCCTCAATCGCATCAGGCTTGTTGTCTTCCACGCCGATCACCGTGCGCGTCACGCCCAGCGCCTTCATGAGGATCTGCGCTCCGCGAACGATATCGCCGGATCGCTCCAACATCAGCCGATGGTCAGCCGTCAGGTACGGCTCGCACTCGGCCCCGTTTATCAGAAGAGTGTCAACCTTTGCATTGGCAGGCAGAGTCAGCTTCACATGAGTGGGAAACTCTGCGCCGCCCATGCCGACTATTCCAGCGTCCATTATGATGCCAATGATCTGCTCCTTCGATAGTGACTCCAGGTTTGTCACTGGCGCGCACGTTTCCGCGAGCCTATCTTCGCCATCCGGCTCGATGAAGATGGCCTGGTCGAGGGCCCCAGAGGCGGTTCGCACCGGACCGATTCCCACAACCTTGCCCGAAGTAGGCGAGTGGACAGGAACGGCCAGCTTAGCCCCTGGATTAGCCAGCAGCTGCCCTTTTTGCACTTGGTCTCCCTTGGCGACAATGGGCGCCTGAAGACAACCGGAATTAGCATGAATCAGGACTGCGATTCGAGACGGCAGTTTCGCTGGGACAATCGGCAGCCCGGCCGTGCTCGACTTGTTCTCCGGGGGATGCGTTCCCCCTCGGAACGACCATTTGGGCATGTGCCTCACTCCTTTACCACCGAACCTCCAGTGTGCGTTCACAAGTGCGATACTAGGCAGCAGAACAGCGGTACACTGGAGAACTGCCTAACCAGCTGCTAATCTGGCAGGCACGAAAACCTGCTTAATTGTACACCACGAGAAGGGTGAGCGCAAGAATACATAATACACAGTACACTGGCAGGGCGCTCCCATCGTGACCGGGAACGCCCTGCCGGAGCGCGGAAAAGCAGAACAGAGCAACAGAGGATAGACTCAGTTGATGGCCGCGATCTTCATCACGGCGCCGCCAGTGCCAATCCCGCTACCGCTCCTTCCTCGGGGTGTAATGCGTGTGCAGCAGCTCATGCGCCCTGTCCGAGAGAGGTCGGCCGAGGAAGTCCTGGTAGAGCGCGAGCACCGCAGGATTCCTGTGGGACGTGCGGATTGGCATGTCCCGGTCCACCTGGTACAGCGCCTGGCCCCTCTCGGCGCGAGTGCTCATGACAGTGCCGATGGGCTGGCCCCCGCCGCCCACGCACCCCCCAGGGCAGCACATGATCTCCACGAAATGCCATGGAGCACTGCCTGCCGCAATTCGCTCCAGGATCTTTCTTGCATTGGCCAGTCCGTGGCCCACCGCAACAGATACAGGGGTTCCGCCGACATCCACCGTGGCCTCCTTCACCCCGGAAAGCCCGCGCACACCTGTGAACTCCAGCGCCTCACGTGACAGGGTGCTGCCAGTGATGGTCTCATACACCGTGCGTAGGGCGGCTTCCATGACCCCGCCCGTCGCGCCGAATATGGCGCCCGCCCCAGTGGATATCCCAAGGGGTGCGTCGAACTCCTCCTCCGGCAGCGAAGCGATATCGATCCCAGCCATGCGGATCATGCGCCCTAGCTCGCGTGTTGTTAGGACCACGTCGACATCCTGGCGCCCGGACGCCCTCATCTCAGGGCGCTGGCACTCGAACTTCTTCGCCGTGCAGGGCATAATCGATACGACGAAGATGCGGCCTGGGTCGATTCCAGCATGCTCAGCATAGTAGGTCTTGGCCAGGGCCCCGAACATCTGCTGGGGCGACTTGCATGTGGACACGTGGGGAAGCAGTTCAGGGTAGAAATGCTCTATGAACTTGATCCATCCCGGGCTGCACGAGGTGATGAGCGGCAGGGCATCTCCAGCGCCAATTCTATCGAGGAGTTCGTAGCCTTCCTCCATTATCGTAAGATCAGCGGTGAAGTCAGTGTCGAACACCCGGTCGAAGCCGAGGCGCCTCAGAGCCGCCACCATCTTGCCTGTGACCACTGATCCTGCAGGAAGCCCCAGTTCCTCTCCGAGCGACACCCTGATCGCTGGTGCGGTCTGCACCACTACGTGGATATCCGGATCGGCAATGGCTGCCCATACCCTATCGGTATCGTCTCGTTCCACTATCGCGCCGACAGGGCACGCCAGAGTGCATTGCCCACACAAAGCACACACGGCATCCGACAGATCATCCTGGTATGCAGGCATCACCACAGAGTCGAAACCGCGGTTGACCATGCCTAGCGCAGCCACACCCTGCACGTCGTCGCATGCCTCAATGCATCTGCGGCAGTTTATGCACCTGTCCGGGTGGCGCACTATCGATGGAGTAGATGTGTCATCGGGAAGCCCTCGCGTGATCCGTTCGAACCTGATCTCCCGAATTCCCAGGTCAGATGCTAGGCTCTGGAGTTCGCAATTCAGATTGCGGGCGCAGGAGAGGCAGTCATCCGGATGGTGCGCCAGGAGAAGCTCCACCGCAAGGCGCCGCGCCTCGCGCACCGCAGGGGTGTTGGTCCTCACCACCATGCCGCTGCTCACCGGATAGGCGCATGCAGGCTGGAACGTCTTCTGGCCTGCCACTTCTACAACACACACACGGCACACTGCGGGGCGGCCAAGGTCCTCATGGAAACAGAGGGTCGGGATCTTGATTCCAACAGCACGGGCTGCCTCAAGGATGGTCGTGCCCACATGGGCGCTCACAGTCTTCCCGTCGATTGTCAAGGTTACGTCCGCCAATGACATGCCATGGACCTCCTTTCAGCAGACACCCGCCGGGCAACGCCCTTCAAGGTGAGCAAGGATCTCGTCGGAGAAGTGATCGAAGATCGTGAACAGGGGCACGGAGACTGACTGCCCGAGTGCGCAGAGAGACGATGATCTCATCATGCCTGCGAGCTCCCTTGCGAGCCTGATGTCGGATTCGCTGGCCTGAAGATGCTGTATCTTCCCAACTATCTGCGATAGCCTGTGGGTTCCCTCGCGGCACGGCGTGCATTGCCCGCACGACTCGTGCTCGAAGAAATGGAGCAGAGTGGCTGCGACATCCACGACACAGTGGCTGTCGTCGATGATCAGAAGCGCCCCCGAGCCTAGGGCGGAACCCGCCTGTTGCAGGCTTTCGTAGTCCATGGGAATGTCGAGGTGCGCCTCTGATAGGCACCCTCCGGCGGTCCCGCCAGTCTGCGCCATCTTGAAGCGGCGGCCGCCCGGAATTCCGCCCCCTACCTCGTATATCACCTGCCGCAGCGTGATTCCCATAGGGACCTCAATGAGGCCCTTGTTGTTCACATTGCCAGTGAGAGTGTACACTTTAGTTCCCGGGGATGAGGCAGTTCCGAATTGTCGGAACCAATCGGGGCCATTAGCGACTATTGGAGCGATGTTTGCGATGGTCTCGACGTTGTTCACCACCGTGGGCTTCCCCCATAGCCCTGATGTGCCTGGGTACGGCGGCTTGACCCTTGGCTCGCCCCGTTTTCCCTCCATCGATTCGATGAGAGCAGTCTCCTCGCCGCATACGTAGGCGCCTGCTCCCTGCTTGACTTCGATGTCGAAGCCAAACCCCGAACCGAATATGTCGTTTCCTAGAAGCCCCATCTCCCTGGCTTGCTGAATCCCACGCTCGACGCGCTGGATTGAGGCGTAGTACTCGCCGCGAATGTAGATGAAGCCACGGGTTGCGCCGGTTGCGTAGCCCATGATGATCATCCCCTCGATCACCCTGTGGGGGTCGCCTTCGAGGATGAGGCGATCCTTGAACGTGCCTGGCTCGCCCTCATCTGCATTGCATATGATGTACTTCTGATCAGCCGATGCGCGAGCCGTGAACTCAAGCTTGAGCCCTGTTGGAAACGCAGCCCCTCCCCTGCCGCGAAGGCCCGACTTCTTCAGCGTCTCTATGACCTGGGCAGGCGTCATCTGGGTGAGTGCAGTGCCGGCGGCAAGGTATCCATCGCGGGCTATGTACTCGTCTATGCTATCCGGGTCGATGATTCCTACGTTTGCTAGAACGATACGCTTCTGAATGTCAAAGTAGTGAGATCGTCGGTCGGCATCCTTGGAGATCGCAGGGATCTCACCTTTGTGGCGAAGGCGGTCCACTGGACGGCCTTTCACAAGATGCTCATCGACGATCTCACGTGCATCACCAACAGTCACATGCGAGTATACCGTTCCCTCCGGGTACACCACCATCACTGGCCCCGAATCGCACGGGCCTAGGCATCCTGTCTCGATCACACGAACCTCGCGCGCGATCCCCGCTTCAGCGACGGACCTGATGATCTCGTCGCGAACCGCCCGACATCCGGCGGCAACGCACGGAGACCCGCCGCATACTAGGACATGAGCCCTGTAGAACTCCATTCGGATCCCTCCGTATAGCCCATCCACAAACAACGCGGGGGCCTATTCGTACCGCCTGAGTATAGCCGGCAGGTCTCCTGGGACGAGGTTCCCATATACCGCATCGTCGATCATCAGCGCAGGCGCGACCCCGCAGACCCCGAGGCATGACGTGGTTTCCACGGTGAACCTTCCATCCTGCGTGGTGCCTCCCATGTCCACCCCGAGTTCGCCCAAAAGCGCATCGATGACCTCTCTGGCGCCCATCACGCAGCACGGCGCCGACTCGCAGACCCGGACAATGTGACGACCTCTAGGTTTATCTGAGAACATTGAGTAAAACGTTACAACTCCGAATACTCGACTTTCCGGAATCTCGAGGACACGCGCTACCACACGGAGCGCCTCGCGGGGCAAGTAGTTGCGGAGAGCCTGCACATCGTGGAGGGCCAGGACGAGGTCCTCAGGCCGTCCGCGATAGGGGAGAACGGCCTTCTCCACTGCAGCGAGGAAAACGTCGTCGCACGCGCAGCTGTCGCCCGAAGCAGGTTTTCCACTACAGACGTGCACTCCTCCCATTCTGGGTGCCTCCCTTCCGCCCAAATCGGTTTGGGCCAAACGGATGAGTTTGTGTGCAATTTCACAAAGTGCCCAAACAAAATGCCTCGTGACGCGCCGCGCACCCTCAGCTCACGGGTGGCTACTTGGTGGATATCACGAGGTCTCCAACAACCTGCCCGTTCACAACGTGGCTTGCTATGATCTTTCGCGCCTTCTCAGGTGTGACGTGTCCGTATGTAACCTTCGGCTCACCCTGCTTCATGATGTCCACGATCGGCTCCTGCTCACACATGCCCACACACCCTGTCTGCGTGACCACGACGTGGCGAAGGCCTCGAACACCGATCTCATCCATGATGGCCGTGAGTGTATCGCGGGCGCCAGCAGCTATCCCGCATGTGCCCATTCCAACCACAACCCTCACGTCTTCATTGCCCTCCCGCAGCTCCGTCATGGCCTGGGCGCGCTCCTTGATCTTTTTCAGGTCTTCCAGCGACTTCATGCGCCATAACACTCCTTCGCGAATGGTCTTGGCTACAATAGCAGTATATAGCATCAGGCGTACAATGAGCAACCGTGCCGCAGTCGGCACGGTTGACTCAGGAGGCGTGGTCGCGCGCGCTGGTTACCAGAACCTGGGCAGGAATGCCGCCAGCACGATTATCGCAAGCAGGATCAGGAGCATTCCCCAGGAGCCAGACCCGAATCCGATGCAACCCGGATCAGGGTTAGCCTTCACTACGTCACCAACTGTCATCTGCGAATCCCCCTTCTAGCAAGCTGGGTCACCAGGGAAACCAGAACACCGCGATTACAATTATCCCCAAGAGGATCAACGCTAGGTTCCAGGAGAACATGCCCCTGAAGGGACCAAACCCTACGCCATCCACCTCGATCGCTCCTCCCGTAGAAGATTACCGTACGCGGGTCGCGCCCGCGGGCTGATATATAGTATGAAGCTCGTGCTATCCGTGACGCTTTTTCCACGTTCATGCATCGGAGCAAAGAAGAACCCGCGGGGGCCGCTTTTCATGCAGCCTCCGCGGGTGTTGCGCAGGTTACGCTACCGCAGACCTAGAATAGCCCCACAATCTTGCCGTCGTGATCTATGTCGACGTTGGCAGCTGCAGGGATCTTGGGAAGGCCCGGCATGGTCATTACCTCTCCCGTCAGGACCACTAGGAACCCGGCGCCCGCCGAGACGCGCACCTCTCTCACGGTGAGCTTCCAGCCCTTCGGCGCCCCCTTAAGATCTGGATCGTCCGACAGGGAATGTTGGGTCTTGGCGACGCATATCGGGAGTTTCTCGAAACCCAACTTCGTCAGGTGCGAGATGTTCTTGTCTGCCCCCGCAGTGTACACAACCCCATCGGCGCCGTAGATCTCGCGGGCGATGATCTCGATCTTCGCCTTGATGGGCAGCTCCGGATCGTATATGGGATGGAAGTTGTTCTCATCATGCTCGAGGGCATCGATGATCTCCTTGGCCAGCTCGATTCCGCCTTCGCCGCCTCTTGCCACGACCTCCGACAGCGCGCTTCTGACCCCCATGGCGTCGCAATGGCTCTTGACCAGATCCAGCTCTGCCTGAGTATCGGTTGGGAACCTGTTTATGGCCACGACGATCGGCACGCCATACTTCTTGAGGTTCTCTATGTGCTTATCCAGG
This DNA window, taken from Clostridia bacterium, encodes the following:
- the rsxC gene encoding electron transport complex subunit RsxC encodes the protein MPKWSFRGGTHPPENKSSTAGLPIVPAKLPSRIAVLIHANSGCLQAPIVAKGDQVQKGQLLANPGAKLAVPVHSPTSGKVVGIGPVRTASGALDQAIFIEPDGEDRLAETCAPVTNLESLSKEQIIGIIMDAGIVGMGGAEFPTHVKLTLPANAKVDTLLINGAECEPYLTADHRLMLERSGDIVRGAQILMKALGVTRTVIGVEDNKPDAIEAMTKAASKAPGVEVVSLRTRYPQGSEKQLIKSTLGRDVPPGCLPFHVGVVVNNAATAVSVADRFDRGLPLIERVVTITGSAIAHPANLLVKIGTSAGELIEQCGGFVGEPAKLIFGGPMMGMAVSSPDVPTSKGCSGILALSRAEARVYEPMPCIRCGRCIEACPMGLEPAVLHQWSDSGIWDQAEACHAMDCIECGVCSYECPSRRNLVQSIKRAKFEIGVRRQAAKERRAK
- a CDS encoding electron transport complex subunit E, which encodes MSVSPLQAFTNGIYKENPTFRLLLGMCPTMAASIAVSNGIGMGIAATFVLVGSNLIISLIRKAIPDEIRIPCFIVVIATFVTIVDLSMAAYLPELHKVLGVFVPLIVVNCIILARAEAFAYKNGPAASLMDGLGMGIGFTLALTILGVIREPLGTGVLLAAPDLGFAGIRLFASEYGA
- a CDS encoding RnfABCDGE type electron transport complex subunit D, producing MADSMLIVSPAPHIRAGLDTPTIMRDVVIALLPASVAAVHYFGWQAALSIVCSIAAAVAAEFILEKLTHRTVTIGDWSAVVTGLLIAMVLPPHVPVWVPILAGFFGIGVVKVLFGGLGYNLFNPALMGRAFAVAAWSAMATTGYVWPASANGAIWARGFDAMSTATPLTLLKMGEIGATSASKLYLPLFMGNAAGSLGETSALALLIGAVYLLWREEISLRIPMFYIATVAVITSLYGQDPLFHVLSGGLILGAFFMATDYVTSPLNPKGQAIFGIGCGVLTALIRLFGGYPEGVAYSILIMNAAVPLIDRFARPRRFGEVKARA
- the nuoE gene encoding NADH-quinone oxidoreductase subunit NuoE; protein product: MGGVHVCSGKPASGDSCACDDVFLAAVEKAVLPYRGRPEDLVLALHDVQALRNYLPREALRVVARVLEIPESRVFGVVTFYSMFSDKPRGRHIVRVCESAPCCVMGAREVIDALLGELGVDMGGTTQDGRFTVETTSCLGVCGVAPALMIDDAVYGNLVPGDLPAILRRYE
- a CDS encoding RnfABCDGE type electron transport complex subunit G, with the protein product MRDTLRLGLILMLICAVSGGSLAYVYGITSKIIDERRAKEIAQSMKTVLPSAEDFAELPEVDLSAIREDKSFADVEAVYTGSVGGSVEGIVAKLAASGYGGKITLLVGVKADRSVSGLQVLSHGETPGLGAKITNLGFQEQFIGKGASSAALAVSKDGGEIQAISGATISSRGVVAGVNTARNLVSTLGFAGGAAR
- a CDS encoding NADH-dependent [FeFe] hydrogenase, group A6; this encodes MSLADVTLTIDGKTVSAHVGTTILEAARAVGIKIPTLCFHEDLGRPAVCRVCVVEVAGQKTFQPACAYPVSSGMVVRTNTPAVREARRLAVELLLAHHPDDCLSCARNLNCELQSLASDLGIREIRFERITRGLPDDTSTPSIVRHPDRCINCRRCIEACDDVQGVAALGMVNRGFDSVVMPAYQDDLSDAVCALCGQCTLACPVGAIVERDDTDRVWAAIADPDIHVVVQTAPAIRVSLGEELGLPAGSVVTGKMVAALRRLGFDRVFDTDFTADLTIMEEGYELLDRIGAGDALPLITSCSPGWIKFIEHFYPELLPHVSTCKSPQQMFGALAKTYYAEHAGIDPGRIFVVSIMPCTAKKFECQRPEMRASGRQDVDVVLTTRELGRMIRMAGIDIASLPEEEFDAPLGISTGAGAIFGATGGVMEAALRTVYETITGSTLSREALEFTGVRGLSGVKEATVDVGGTPVSVAVGHGLANARKILERIAAGSAPWHFVEIMCCPGGCVGGGGQPIGTVMSTRAERGQALYQVDRDMPIRTSHRNPAVLALYQDFLGRPLSDRAHELLHTHYTPRKER
- a CDS encoding (2Fe-2S) ferredoxin domain-containing protein → MKSLEDLKKIKERAQAMTELREGNEDVRVVVGMGTCGIAAGARDTLTAIMDEIGVRGLRHVVVTQTGCVGMCEQEPIVDIMKQGEPKVTYGHVTPEKARKIIASHVVNGQVVGDLVISTK
- the nuoF gene encoding NADH-quinone oxidoreductase subunit NuoF, which produces MEFYRAHVLVCGGSPCVAAGCRAVRDEIIRSVAEAGIAREVRVIETGCLGPCDSGPVMVVYPEGTVYSHVTVGDAREIVDEHLVKGRPVDRLRHKGEIPAISKDADRRSHYFDIQKRIVLANVGIIDPDSIDEYIARDGYLAAGTALTQMTPAQVIETLKKSGLRGRGGAAFPTGLKLEFTARASADQKYIICNADEGEPGTFKDRLILEGDPHRVIEGMIIMGYATGATRGFIYIRGEYYASIQRVERGIQQAREMGLLGNDIFGSGFGFDIEVKQGAGAYVCGEETALIESMEGKRGEPRVKPPYPGTSGLWGKPTVVNNVETIANIAPIVANGPDWFRQFGTASSPGTKVYTLTGNVNNKGLIEVPMGITLRQVIYEVGGGIPGGRRFKMAQTGGTAGGCLSEAHLDIPMDYESLQQAGSALGSGALLIIDDSHCVVDVAATLLHFFEHESCGQCTPCREGTHRLSQIVGKIQHLQASESDIRLARELAGMMRSSSLCALGQSVSVPLFTIFDHFSDEILAHLEGRCPAGVC